The Liolophura sinensis isolate JHLJ2023 chromosome 12, CUHK_Ljap_v2, whole genome shotgun sequence genome segment CTGGCACCTGGACCCATATTCATCAAACGTCTTAAGGCTTGCATTAAAAAAATGCTAAATTATGAAGTAAAactcatcatacagacaactgaaagtCAAGCGtaaaatacattcattttttttaaggagTATTGAagggcattcaaatatttgaacactttggtgggttttatgagcgATATGGACGGTATCATCACTATTTTTTCGTGATGATCACCAGAAGAAATGagttttttgaaacattatttcaataatatttcacttatatgtaaaaagagttattctaacGTTCAAGTGTCGTGATTAAAGTTGGataatctttctgtgacgtcagagctccTAAGCTCTtatagtatggttcataaagctcACTTTagaagtcaaatctttgggcgcCTTCAACTCTttccacaaaataaataaataaataaataaaaaaaaaaagaaaaaaatgaaagtatatttatgcatagttttaagtgggttatttagtgatgcctacttttaGGGATCTTCTTCTTTAAGTAATAAtatcaaacacagctacaactgaaatgtttttctgCTCTATGAAGTTTAAACAATGTGCACTGATTCATTACTGTAGAACAACCACGATTTGAGTtggggacctctgtggctcagttggttaacgcgctagcgcagcgtaatgacccaggagcctctcaccaatgcggtcgcctaACAAAAGTAGgtatcatgttttgttttgttgttttatttttacgtCTGAAAATGCCTCattcaagggggataactctattCGGATTTATCGGCTAGAACTTGAACCTTCAATAGGCAAAATCTGACTTTCTGCGAGAGAGAAGGGAACAAATAAGAGTGTATTGGATTAACAAAGGACAGTAGCAATTTGGCATTTATTGGTTACAGGCCAATCAGAACCAAGGTTTGCGCGAATGAGGTATCTAGGACTCCATTTCATGAAACCAGGTACTTCTATTACTAATCATTGTCATAATATTAGCACGATGATTGCCATAACTCACGAGATCCATTCATGAAAAAATCGTGATTTAAGTTTGAACCGTTacagtaaaacattttattgcgtaaaacagcaatcaaataaaaaaaatactctgAGCAGTTATTTAACAGTAATGCTTTTTCAGTGAATGTTGTATTTTGTGATTTGCCTTTGTattttgccttcggtaagtcgcttcagtgaagcagcactagatataaGAGCGATGAaaatccgtcatgcaacaaAGAGGTACAcaactctaaggactccttcgtcaccatatgactgaaaaaattgtgaagtgGTACTTTAAatcctaagcactcactcactctagtTACAAGATCGTGTAAATGGGAATTTCTCCCGTGGGTGACACtactaaaaaaatatatgaagtcaGCAAGAGATGACATAgccaataaaaatacattttatgccAGTGATGTTATCTATGCTGCGATTGAATACCTAAGGTCAGTCATGTGTGTGTTGTGATGTACATAAGTTTACTTATGTAAATGATATCAGCTCTTGATAATAGCACAAACTGTATACTCAGCAGTATGGAAACTATTATATTAATCAACTTTCATAGTGttcaataaatattcatttatttgattggtgtttaaagacgtactcaacaatatttcacatacgacggcggccagcattatggtgggaggaaaccgggcagaacccgggggaaacccacgaccatccgcaggctgctggaagaccttcccacttaatgTTGAATAAATATACTATTGTAATACAGCATCGACGAGGGGAACCAAAATTGTACACCAGGACCAACGCAAGATTTTTTCCGTGtaattttctaatttttcaaTCAACACAAAAGCGCTTTGTGAAACCGGACGTGATCGTTTACGAAAATACCGTATGGTGGGTGGCCGTCGTGCAGTGACGTCACCAGGATGTGAGCTGTATTCACAGCATACAATGAAAgattattttaactgaaatgaGGAAggatttcaacggttacgtggGGCCATTtatcagctatcacactctcaACGCTGCTGTCGTCTTTCAGTATAACATtcagtatatttacataaaaatacaaaacactgaGCTAAGTAGTATTAAATGAAGAtaatatataacagaatataagGAATACAATTGCATTACATTGCTTTGCCGAGTACAAGTCTATTTCTGTCGGTTACGAGAGTGGGTTTCAGGGGGCGTAACTCTGCATGTTgcgaaaatgaaagtaattgtACAACGAAGACAGTGATTAACAAATAGCAAAATGGCGACCATCAAGAGTCCAATGTTGAATGGGGGGCAGCCAACCAAGGACTTGGATGTGCCGTTTTCTCAAAATGATTCTAGCCGTCAAAGCCGCCCTCTTGTCGAAACAAAACAAGCCGTCTTGTTGAAGATTGTGATCGTGGTCCTGTTAGGCATCAACTTTATCCTGGCCTTAGTTGCGGTGGCTTTGGCAGCCGCACCCCAGGTAGACACCGACGGAGACCAGTGCAACGGGTGGAAGAATAATGCGTCAGCTAGCTTCACAGAGCTTCTAAATCAGGTAAGATATGAAGACGCTGGAGTAGTTGTAGGTCATAGCCTTGTGTGAGGAGAAATCAATTACTGAGTCGCCAGTGGTCTCAGTGCTGACGTCGAGCGTTCGAATCCAACTCCTGTTAATTTTCAATTTCCGTTAACTTCACCTTATGAATACCACAGATTGGTGTTATTTGCAGgtcatatatataaacaggaGCTTattctgaaaatgttgaaagtgTGGTAATAAGAAATGTAACATGCACCAAAATCAAACTGATAACGTAGTTCTAAAATTACATGTGAAATACTCAGGGTAAGGAATACGTATAAATAAAGCCGATAACCAAAAACGACGCATACAGCACACTACTACTTAGGAGCCAGGAACACAAAGCCCACTTTTCATTCAAAGTTTGAATCGAATAGGCTACCGACGTATGCGCAGCTACCTCCATAAAAAATGGGCTTTGTCATACTGTTAATGTAACATCGGTTTTTTTTTCGTTGGATTTGAATTTATTTACGCCACAGCAACCGTTTTTCTTGCATCTACATTTAGTTTACATATGTCAAACTGCACACCGAAAATGTATAACCATGAGaatgttaaacaaaaacaaaatactatACCAAATCAAATGGTGGCAAGAGTATTTAATAGCCTGACAGGAATGGTTATTTTACTCAGTGCGATGTAAGTTTATTTTTCAAAGACATGACTTATTCAAAAGCTGATTTTTGAATATGAAAAGTTCAAATTATGCGAATTATGTTCAGCAGATTAATTATTTTGCTTACTTTATGGTTGTGAAACCTACTCAACTGTGACTATACTACCGATAATGTTTAAAATTCCATAGTcataaaaataagttttttttttgtcattatgagtaatttttctgttttatttcctgCTTCCTTATTAATCGGAAATTATGGGTATTAATATGAATGTTAAACAGATCTTGTGTCAACCGTTATATCTAATGAGATAAGCTTTCCCAGTCACTCATATAACTCGTTTCCACCCCCCCGCCCTCATCAGTGGAGCTGATGGGCGAAACCGTTCAGTTCGTCCGTATGTCTGTATGTCCGTATGTCCGCGTGTTTGTGCGGCCGTACGTCCGTGTGTCCGTGTGTTTGTACGCCCGTGTGTCCGTCTGTGAGGGATATTACTTAAACTAATTAGGCATTTGTCCTTAACCCGTTTTGACATGTCCAATTTTACTTCATTACATTGGTCAAGTTATTGCCAAGCTTTGTGTCCAGAGTTGAAGTCCATGGAGAGAAGTATTGTAAATTCAGCAGATTTCATCtgtacagtgcaacaaaagtaagttcccccgcccccccgccaaaaaaaaaaacgttgtgTGATATTTCCCGTGGTATGTACCTCCTTTCacaaaaggagtcaaccagatttttcaccgccaaattttgatttcatcagagaaTTCGTGTTACCAGTCCTGAAATATTCGTGCGGGTGGCCATTAAGGACAcacaccacaagaaattcatgcCGTTAAACATGACTTGCATCAGGTCTGAGATGGTCAATAAAAGGTTCTCGGACCTGAATCGCCCACATTACCGTCCACAAGTCTTGGACAATCAATGTTGCACGTTTTGTGActggggggaacttacttttgttgcactgtgtATATTAATTACCTAAACGATGAATTtgcgtaatttttttttatctccacGTGAATTTATCCTAGATTTTCTACAAGCATCAGCAAATGTTAAAGGTTGAATCATCTGCAGTGTTGGTTTATtagaagaatttttcagttatatgacgacgagattATCAGAAGGGTTACCATGTGTAAATTACAAATCTTTTATGTCTAAAATGGTATTTATCACTACCGTAAATAACATAAAGGCTTAAACGCATGGTTGTCATGCATAGTGCAACACCTTGCTAATGAATTCAACACCCAaacatttgttctttttgtcTTCCATGTTTTTGGTAGCCCTTCATGAGGAATATGAGTATTATTGTTTTCGAGTTGATTTCTGggaaagtgaaactgaaaacaGATGCCAGAACAATCCAACGATACATTAACATTTGACGCATTGATTTATAAATAACCCATGTGTCAGCATGTCTGGTGTTTCCAGTCTTTTCCAAAGTTTACTGTTTGCCTAAAATGTTTTGCTATAGGGAGAATTAAATTCTGTACACAGATTGCCGGTGTGTAAAGGATACCATACAATCATTCTTTTGTCCCGTTAATTCAGGTAACAGATGACGAAGTGGGCAAACCTCAGATGCACTATTTAGGATGGGGTACGTTGCATTTTTATGTCCAAAGTTACACCAAATGAAGTACTAGTTGTCTAGTGGTTAACATGTTTGGCGCTGTTAATGAAAGAGTTACTACCTGTGACCTGATGGTGTCATCACTCTCCTTTTGCGGAATAGATGTTACACTCTGCTAAGGAAGCGCCTATCGTGTATAATACAAATCCAAATGCCTTGCCAACACCAGAACATGTTAAGTGAGTTTCATCTGCAAATATTTGTGGTAATGATTCGTTGTTCACACCACTAGGCAGAGAGCTTGCTACTCCTTAAACTGTTTCGACAGtggggtgaaattttatgaCGTCACCGTTTTGTGTTACAATTAGGGTGATGCTACAAATCGTATTGTGTGAAGGtggttaaaagtttaaaatggcTCATAAAACCAGCATTACCATCCTTCCATTACAAATGTTGTTTAGATCGCATGCGCAATAAACTGTTACAGTTTTGAAATGCCCTCATTATATGTAAAATTAGGTTTGAATCTGAAAGCGAAATTCTCCACACTTGTCCAGTCACTGAAAAAAGTAAGATTCTCGCTCTTTTGCCTCTATTGtacttatttaaaaaataaataattcattaaatgataatttttaaaaaaaaggactGAAATTCTATAATAAACACTAAAATACCGTTGTAGATGTATACACGAATAAATAATAGTGCGGTAAGATTCAGCGAATGTACAATACGGGACAAGATATAAATTTCTCCTGTTGAAGACGTAGTGCAATctataattaaaaacaaaatgttcgaTTCTCATCAAAAAATGGAACTGAGTGAATATGATACTTTGTGCTAATGCATTCAGTTAATGTGTATTTGTAATGATTGGGTTATGTCCCTTTAACACAAACATTGCTTTCATTGAAGGAAGAAACTTTGATCCGGATGCTGACCCGCATCTAGAGGAGACCAGGGAAAGAAGTGAACAGGCTCATTTCATCACGCATATTCCATGTCCTGAAAATGACCCTAAGGGTAAGTTTACTCAAGCTTGTAACATTATCCATGTCTTTGATGGGACCGTAAGTTTACACGAGCTTGTAGCATTATTCATGTGGTGGTGGACACCGTGGGTTTGCACGAGCTTGTAGCATTACTCATGTGGTGATGTAGACCGTGTGTTTGCACGAGCTTGTAGGTTCTTCTGTGTCCTGGAGCAGATCGTAAGTTTACACGAGTTTTTTTTAGCATTATTCACGAGTAACAGGGGAACCTAAGTTCACACAAGCTTGTAGCATCATTCAAATGTGAAGGAGGCTGTAAGTTCACACGAGCCTGTAAGATCTTCTATGTCCTTGAGGAAAATTGTAAGATTACGCAAGCTTGTAGCATTCTCCCTGATCATGGCCGATATCTGTCAAAGATCTTAAGAGTTAATTTAAAAATgacaaacacagctacaataaaaatgtttggCTATATAAGTGGTTTGATACACTTGTGGAATGAATTATTTTCCAGTGGTCACCGTAAGTTCCTTCTGCCTTACAGAGtattcatgcatgcatgctGGAGGCAAACAAAACTCTCCCATGGTTGGAAGCATTTGTTCACGTG includes the following:
- the LOC135479486 gene encoding uncharacterized protein LOC135479486, giving the protein MATIKSPMLNGGQPTKDLDVPFSQNDSSRQSRPLVETKQAVLLKIVIVVLLGINFILALVAVALAAAPQVDTDGDQCNGWKNNASASFTELLNQVTDDEVGKPQMHYLGWGRNFDPDADPHLEETRERSEQAHFITHIPCPENDPKDTNGYETLCWNQTCEKSFCNSPLKYESGKIRVHSAAYYFIYSRLLFDVSNVTEEWMSLTHDIMRQQGSRTQLKILETQNVITEPRKDNVRSYLGAAFYLFGGDLISVRVNTRSRPYLSHEDVYFGMFRI